Proteins encoded by one window of Lycium barbarum isolate Lr01 chromosome 11, ASM1917538v2, whole genome shotgun sequence:
- the LOC132620134 gene encoding uncharacterized protein LOC132620134 yields MDLEIKRKRRKRVVSGQPKVRRDALNKDNAQELGERLRALGAWRSSGDASRVEAKKAAYLKLVESTDEEDKRTNRELYKKARKEAKLAVTAAKTATFGRLYEDLGGKDGDKKLYRLAKVTERKARDLDQVKCIKDEGGKVLVEDSLIRRRWQSYFHKLLNEERDRNIVLGKLELSECYRDFGYCRRVKVEEVEGVMRKMSRGRMTGPDEIPVEFWKNAGGYPELQQLYGYQAVKPYDESLGESGGSEDEEYRDKKTDLHMVFVDLKKAYDKVPREVLWRCLEARGVPVVYIREIKDMYDGAKTRVRTARGDSEHFPVTMGLHQGSALSPFLFVVAMDALTSHIQGEVPWCMLFADDIVLIDESRSGVNGRLEVWRQTLESKGFKLSRTKTEYLECKFSDEGQVEDENVQLDT; encoded by the exons ATGGACCTGGAGataaaaagaaagagaagaaagagGGTTGTATCGGGTCAGCCGAAGGTTAGGAGGGACGCTTTGAACAAGGACAATGCCCAAGAGCTGGGGGAGCGATTAAGGGCATTGGGAGCCTGGAGGAGTAGCGGGGATGCGA GTAGAGTGGAAGCTAAGAAAGCAGCGTATCTAAAGCTAGTAGAGAGCACAGACGAGGAAGACAAGAGGACTAACAGGGAGCTATATAAGaaggcgaggaaggaggcgaagttagcGGTTACGGCGGCTAAGACGGCTACTTTTGGGCGCTTGTATGAAGATTTGGGGGGAAAAGACGGGGACAAGAAGTTGTACAGGCTAGCCAAAGTGACGGAGAGGAAGGCTCGGgacctggatcaagtgaagtgtatCAAAGACGAGGGAGGGAAAGTATTGGTGGAGGATTCCCTTATTAGACGAAGATGGCAGTCCTACTTTCATAAACTCCTAAACGAAGAGAGGGACCGGAACATCGTTTTAGGCAAATTGGAGCTCTCTGAGTGCTACCGCGATTTTGGATACTGCAGGCGGGTCAAGGTTGAAGAGGTCGAGGGGGTTATGCGGAAGATGAGCAGGGGGAGAATGACCGGGCCAGATGAAATACCGGtagaattttggaagaatgcgg GGGGATATCCAGAACTGCAACAACTATATGGGTATCAAGCTGTTAAGCCATACGatgaaagtttgggagagagTGGTGGAAGCGAGGATGAGGAA tatagggataaAAAGACTGACTTGCACATGGTGTTTGTTGACCTTaagaaggcttacgacaaagtcccaagaGAGGTGTTGTGGAGATGTCTGGAAGCTAGAGGTGTTCCTGTAGTATACATTAGAGAgattaaggacatgtatgatggagccaagaccCGGGTGAGAACGGCTAGAGGTGACTCGGAACACTTTCCAGTCACGATGGGCCTGCACCAGGGGTCCGCGCTTAGCCcgtttctgtttgttgtggcaaTGGACGCTCTGACAAGCCACATTCAAGGAGAGGTTCCGTGGTGCATGTTGTTTGCAGATGACATTGTGCTTATTGACGAGTCGCGGAGCGGTGTTAACGGGAGACTGGAGGTTTGGCGACAGACTCTGGAGTCGAAGGGTTTCAAGTTGAGCAGgactaagacagagtacttagagtgcaagttcagtgatgagGGTCAAGTAGAGGACGAGAACGTGCAGCTGGATACTTAG